One part of the Lycium ferocissimum isolate CSIRO_LF1 chromosome 8, AGI_CSIRO_Lferr_CH_V1, whole genome shotgun sequence genome encodes these proteins:
- the LOC132066404 gene encoding uncharacterized protein LOC132066404: MISKNFKPQTTSNSPLLSSPPCPVIHNINDVNPYRDEFSVSMLEDLSFELDNYIDYAREVGNDFSNLKRLGDLSETLVKTNLHKTWRLVYLLVKLSLILPVATATVERAFSSMKCIKNELRGRIGDEFLNDC, from the coding sequence ATgatctcaaaaaatttcaagccTCAAAccacttcaaattctcctctGCTAAGCTCTCCTCCATGTCCAGTTATTCACAACATCAATGATGTCAATCCTTATCGGGATGAGTTTAGTGTTTCCATGCTTGAGGATCTTAGTTTTGAGCTTGACAACTATATTGACTATGCGCGAGAAGTGGGCAATGATTTCTCTAACTTGAAAAGACTTGGAGATCTTTCAGAGACATTGGTTAAAACAAATTTGCACAAGACTTGGAGGCTTGTTTATTTGCTTGTGAAGTTGAGCTTAATATTACCTGTCGCTACTGCAACGGTGGAAAGAGCTTTTTCTTCgatgaagtgtattaaaaatgaaTTGCGTGGCAGAATTGGTGATGAATTTTTGAATGATTGTTGA